Proteins encoded together in one Nostoc sp. PCC 7524 window:
- a CDS encoding Fic family protein: MLYLYQAFRELVLDDFRPFDQIIIAELKKLYDVRFTYNSNAIEGNTLTQSETELVLTKGITIGGKTLDEHLEVIGHKEAIDYIESLAQKNTAINEWEIKQIHNLILRKINPNEAGCYRKLDVMAAGTNYIYPPHYLLSQLMADFVIWLNSDAALTLHLVEYATMAHYRFVSIHPFRDGNGRTARLIMNLSRKAEGRGQEAEGILASVLCRDHSPKGFPQGREQGFKTPTKLKIWWLLFRRGRNPLLNKTFCPLPPASCLLQC, from the coding sequence ATGCTTTATTTGTATCAGGCTTTTCGTGAATTGGTATTAGATGACTTTAGACCATTTGATCAAATAATAATCGCTGAACTGAAAAAGCTCTATGATGTCCGTTTTACTTATAACTCTAATGCCATTGAAGGAAATACTTTAACTCAAAGTGAAACCGAGTTAGTGTTAACAAAAGGAATTACCATTGGCGGTAAGACTCTTGATGAACATTTAGAGGTAATTGGACATAAAGAAGCGATTGACTACATTGAGAGTTTAGCCCAAAAAAATACAGCAATTAATGAATGGGAAATTAAACAAATTCACAATCTGATTCTGAGGAAAATTAACCCTAATGAAGCAGGTTGTTATCGGAAGTTGGATGTGATGGCAGCAGGAACGAATTATATTTATCCTCCCCATTATTTACTGTCTCAATTAATGGCAGATTTTGTTATCTGGCTCAATTCGGATGCTGCTTTAACACTTCACCTGGTAGAATATGCAACAATGGCACATTATCGTTTTGTTTCTATCCATCCTTTTCGAGATGGGAATGGGAGAACGGCTAGATTAATCATGAATTTATCAAGAAAGGCAGAGGGCAGAGGGCAGGAGGCAGAAGGAATACTGGCCTCTGTCCTCTGCCGCGACCATTCCCCGAAGGGGTTCCCGCAGGGTAGGGAGCAAGGGTTTAAGACCCCCACCAAATTGAAAATTTGGTGGCTCTTGTTTAGGAGGGGTCGGAATCCCCTTCTAAACAAAACCTTCTGCCCTCTGCCTCCTGCCTCCTGCCTTCTTCAATGTTAA
- a CDS encoding type I restriction-modification system subunit M gives MLMSFGIIAWANEVLAEDGIDFLEIDESSEEGQEYIEAIREESIATLGYFFKPSELFSSLAERALGAKRATEENLRDEDFESSNFILDDLAQVLNSIERSTMGKDSEEDFDHLFEDLDLNSTKLGRTPKAKNALIAKILVHLNKIDFRLEETESDVLGDAYEYLIGQFASGAGKKAGEFYTPQQVSKVLAKIVTTGKSRLKSVYDPTCGSGSLLLRVAREVESVGDFYGQEMNRTTYNLGRMNMILHGVHYRNFDLRQEDTLENPQHEGMRFEAVVANPPFSANWSANKLFESDDRFSQYGKLAPASKADFAFVQHMIHHLDENGIMAVVLPHGVLFRGAAEGQIRKYVIKERNWLDAVIGLPANIFYGTSIPTCILVFKKCRENPEDILFIDASAYFEKAKNQNYLRDEDVDKIVSTYRQRLQEEKYSYRAPLTEIEENDFNLNIPRYVDTFEEEEEIDLDAVAWEIREIDREMVETDRLIRGFCEELGIESPF, from the coding sequence ATGCTGATGAGTTTCGGGATTATTGCTTGGGCCAATGAAGTGTTAGCGGAGGATGGCATTGACTTTCTGGAGATTGATGAATCTTCGGAGGAGGGGCAAGAATATATAGAGGCGATTCGGGAAGAGTCGATCGCCACGCTGGGATATTTTTTCAAGCCGTCAGAGTTGTTCAGTTCTTTAGCGGAACGGGCGTTAGGGGCGAAAAGAGCCACTGAAGAAAATTTGAGGGATGAAGATTTTGAGTCGTCAAATTTTATTTTGGATGATCTCGCCCAAGTGCTTAACAGTATTGAACGCTCCACAATGGGCAAGGACAGTGAGGAAGATTTTGATCATTTGTTTGAGGATCTGGATCTGAATTCCACGAAGTTGGGGCGGACTCCGAAGGCGAAAAATGCTTTAATTGCCAAAATTTTAGTGCATCTAAATAAGATTGATTTTCGGCTAGAAGAAACCGAGAGCGATGTTCTGGGGGATGCCTACGAGTATTTGATTGGGCAGTTTGCCAGTGGTGCAGGTAAAAAGGCAGGGGAGTTTTACACGCCGCAGCAGGTGTCTAAGGTGCTGGCGAAGATTGTGACAACGGGGAAGAGTCGGCTGAAGTCGGTTTATGACCCCACCTGTGGTTCGGGATCTTTGCTGCTACGGGTAGCGCGGGAGGTGGAATCAGTCGGTGATTTTTACGGACAAGAAATGAACCGCACAACCTACAACTTGGGGCGAATGAACATGATTTTGCATGGTGTCCATTATCGCAATTTTGATCTGCGCCAGGAAGATACGTTAGAGAATCCCCAGCATGAGGGAATGCGGTTTGAGGCGGTGGTGGCGAATCCGCCGTTTTCGGCGAATTGGAGCGCGAATAAGTTATTTGAGTCGGATGATCGCTTTAGTCAGTATGGGAAGTTAGCCCCGGCTTCTAAGGCTGATTTTGCCTTTGTACAACACATGATCCATCACCTAGATGAGAATGGCATTATGGCGGTAGTGTTGCCCCACGGGGTTTTGTTTCGTGGTGCGGCAGAGGGGCAAATTCGTAAGTATGTGATTAAGGAACGGAACTGGTTAGATGCAGTGATTGGGTTGCCTGCGAATATTTTTTATGGGACGAGTATCCCGACTTGTATTTTGGTGTTTAAGAAGTGTCGGGAAAATCCTGAAGATATTTTATTTATTGATGCCAGTGCCTATTTTGAGAAGGCGAAGAATCAGAATTATTTGCGGGATGAGGATGTTGACAAAATTGTTTCTACCTATCGGCAACGATTGCAGGAAGAAAAGTATAGTTATCGCGCCCCGTTAACGGAAATTGAGGAGAATGATTTTAATTTAAATATTCCCCGTTATGTGGATACCTTTGAGGAGGAGGAGGAAATTGATTTAGACGCGGTGGCGTGGGAGATTCGAGAAATTGATCGGGAGATGGTGGAGACAGATCGGCTAATTCGCGGGTTTTGTGAGGAATTGGGGATTGAGTCACCGTTTTAG
- a CDS encoding type II toxin-antitoxin system RelE/ParE family toxin, whose translation MAQYLINKLASHDLNEIADYFAVNNVSAGEKFFNDFIRKCKQLVTFPNSRKSYDYIYSGLKGVPLSSYIVFYCVLEDGIEILRVISGRRDLLTAFQENL comes from the coding sequence ATGGCACAATATTTAATCAATAAGTTAGCTAGTCATGATCTCAATGAAATTGCTGATTATTTTGCGGTAAATAATGTCAGTGCTGGAGAAAAGTTTTTTAATGATTTTATCCGTAAGTGTAAGCAATTAGTGACATTTCCTAATAGTAGAAAAAGTTATGATTATATTTACTCTGGTTTAAAAGGTGTTCCTTTAAGCAGTTATATTGTTTTCTATTGTGTGCTTGAGGATGGTATTGAAATATTGAGGGTGATTAGTGGTCGTCGGGACTTGTTGACTGCTTTTCAAGAAAATCTATAA
- a CDS encoding ribbon-helix-helix domain-containing protein has product MNITLTPEQESLIRANIATGKYQSPQQLLEVALRLLEEYERAENEWVLSVREKIQAAIEMSEKEPPIDGEVFVSGILERFKRE; this is encoded by the coding sequence ATGAATATAACCTTGACACCAGAACAGGAGAGTTTAATTCGTGCCAACATAGCAACGGGTAAATATCAATCGCCTCAGCAGTTGCTTGAGGTTGCTTTGCGGTTGCTTGAGGAATACGAACGGGCGGAAAATGAGTGGGTTTTGTCTGTTCGGGAAAAAATCCAAGCTGCTATTGAGATGTCAGAGAAAGAACCGCCGATTGATGGAGAAGTTTTTGTTTCTGGGATTCTAGAGCGGTTTAAAAGGGAATAG
- a CDS encoding Uma2 family endonuclease, which yields MIAAKDKPTNLTPEEYFAWEEKQLEKHELINGQVYPMGIYAMTDGSKNHSLLAARLITNSKALTSNSPLNKSIAV from the coding sequence ATGATCGCCGCTAAAGACAAACCCACAAACTTAACCCCCGAAGAATACTTTGCTTGGGAAGAAAAGCAACTAGAAAAACACGAACTGATCAACGGTCAAGTTTATCCTATGGGTATCTATGCCATGACCGATGGTAGCAAAAACCATAGCTTACTTGCTGCCAGATTGATCACGAACTCAAAAGCATTAACCTCAAATTCCCCATTGAACAAGTCTATCGCGGTTTAA
- a CDS encoding sulfite exporter TauE/SafE family protein: MTWILGHLLAIVIGISLGLLGGGGSVLALPVLVYVMGVAPKNAIAMTLVIIGTVSILGLIPHWRAGNVWLKTAAIFGAATMVGAFFGAKLATLPLITDAIQMLLFALLMLVASIVMIQRSARPKKSDDTTPYPPPVCKYCWLWLMSEGIVVGTLTGLVGVGGGFAIVPALVLLGKVPMKAAIGTSLLIIIMNAIAGFLGYWGHVTLDWGLMLSFILAASVGTLVGGYLSQFVSATRLQKSFGYFLLAVAALVMFQNRDTFWQWYTPKSATAAKISSQSRL, translated from the coding sequence ATGACTTGGATATTGGGTCATCTACTTGCCATTGTAATTGGTATTAGCTTGGGACTATTAGGTGGCGGTGGTTCGGTGTTGGCTTTACCTGTGTTGGTGTATGTCATGGGTGTGGCACCAAAAAATGCGATCGCCATGACCCTAGTCATCATTGGTACAGTCAGTATACTGGGATTAATCCCCCACTGGCGAGCCGGGAATGTCTGGTTAAAGACTGCTGCTATTTTTGGTGCAGCCACAATGGTAGGTGCATTCTTCGGTGCGAAGTTAGCCACCCTGCCATTGATTACCGATGCGATACAGATGTTGCTGTTTGCGCTGTTGATGTTGGTAGCTAGTATAGTCATGATTCAGCGCAGCGCCCGCCCTAAAAAATCTGATGATACTACACCTTACCCACCGCCAGTCTGTAAATATTGTTGGCTGTGGTTGATGAGTGAGGGCATAGTTGTTGGAACTTTGACGGGTTTGGTGGGTGTTGGTGGTGGGTTCGCCATTGTACCCGCCTTGGTATTACTCGGTAAAGTGCCGATGAAAGCAGCTATTGGTACATCATTATTGATTATTATTATGAATGCGATCGCTGGCTTTCTCGGCTACTGGGGACACGTCACCTTGGACTGGGGTTTGATGTTGTCTTTTATCCTAGCGGCTAGCGTCGGGACTTTAGTTGGCGGGTATTTATCTCAGTTTGTGTCGGCGACGCGGTTGCAAAAAAGTTTTGGTTATTTTTTACTGGCGGTGGCAGCGTTGGTTATGTTTCAAAACCGTGATACCTTTTGGCAATGGTATACGCCCAAGAGTGCTACTGCGGCTAAGATTAGTTCACAATCAAGACTGTAG
- a CDS encoding IS630 family transposase, whose amino-acid sequence MRYWCGDESRVGLKTEAGRLITKKGVKPIGIMQWKRDNFYLYGLVEPLTGEYFIWEFSHLNTACFNIFLEKFSQTYAQDIHILQLDNGAFHLSQHLKIPENIVLLFQPPHTPQVNPIERLWEEVKRHLTWESFSNLDELREFIWKRLEQLNTSVVASITGWDFILDALFVSGFS is encoded by the coding sequence ATGAGATATTGGTGTGGGGACGAAAGCCGTGTGGGATTGAAGACTGAAGCTGGGAGACTAATTACTAAAAAAGGAGTCAAGCCCATCGGCATTATGCAATGGAAGCGGGATAATTTTTACTTATATGGATTAGTGGAACCCTTAACTGGAGAGTATTTTATCTGGGAATTCTCTCATTTGAATACAGCCTGTTTCAATATTTTTTTAGAAAAATTTTCCCAGACTTATGCTCAAGATATTCATATTCTTCAGTTAGACAATGGGGCTTTTCATTTAAGTCAGCATCTGAAAATACCAGAAAACATAGTTTTGTTATTTCAACCTCCACATACACCTCAAGTTAATCCAATAGAAAGATTGTGGGAAGAAGTTAAAAGGCATCTAACTTGGGAAAGCTTCTCAAATTTAGATGAATTAAGAGAATTTATCTGGAAGCGATTGGAACAATTAAACACATCAGTTGTTGCTTCTATCACAGGTTGGGATTTTATTCTTGATGCTTTATTTGTATCAGGCTTTTCGTGA
- a CDS encoding helix-turn-helix domain-containing protein — MAGVTKVEIKESVEELHELLLKQKTASSFERIQALYLLKIGQVKTIQDVAVVVGRARVTVQRWLKNYQESGIKGLLTTLKSPGRPAIISLQVREQLDKELQESEGFKSYEEIRTWLKAVEGIEASYKVVHDTVRYQMKAKLKVPRAVGIKYDSEAESEFKKNCHNT; from the coding sequence ATGGCTGGAGTAACCAAAGTAGAAATAAAAGAGTCAGTAGAGGAATTGCATGAGTTGCTCTTAAAACAAAAAACAGCATCAAGTTTTGAACGGATTCAAGCTTTGTATTTGCTGAAAATAGGACAAGTGAAAACAATACAAGATGTAGCGGTGGTAGTAGGAAGGGCAAGGGTAACGGTACAAAGATGGTTAAAAAATTATCAAGAGTCGGGAATCAAGGGTCTATTAACAACTCTAAAGAGTCCAGGGCGACCTGCAATAATTAGCTTACAAGTAAGAGAGCAGCTAGACAAAGAGCTTCAAGAATCGGAGGGATTCAAAAGTTATGAGGAAATCCGAACATGGTTAAAAGCAGTAGAAGGGATAGAAGCATCATATAAAGTAGTACATGATACAGTGCGCTATCAAATGAAAGCAAAGCTAAAAGTGCCGCGAGCAGTAGGTATTAAATACGATAGCGAAGCAGAATCAGAATTTAAAAAAAACTGCCACAATACCTAG
- a CDS encoding DUF2281 domain-containing protein, with translation MLTLEIALQKIQQLPPEQQKKVIEFVEFLEFQADRQQQEQQPETPPQQDQDFFALAGIWEGKNITLDTIRKPDCRHCPNS, from the coding sequence ATGCTAACCCTAGAAATAGCCCTTCAAAAAATCCAACAACTTCCCCCCGAACAACAAAAAAAAGTGATCGAATTTGTAGAATTCCTAGAATTTCAAGCCGATCGCCAACAACAAGAACAACAACCCGAAACACCTCCCCAACAGGATCAAGACTTTTTCGCCCTAGCCGGAATTTGGGAAGGGAAAAACATTACCCTAGATACCATCCGCAAACCTGATTGCCGCCACTGCCCTAACTCATAA
- a CDS encoding TolC family protein, giving the protein MKGQQLFYSFLPGVTAAVLTTQPAVAQAMKVSSVQLASSPSVLTANDSQTLVGDNIQPQLPQTTAQVFPDIITNSDSSVVNSQILSSTSNPVILTDNTGIAKEQKFQKNEIKVVSLASQRNLVQKLKQQRLSSNQKPSSEPELVKTVVPMTTSKSQLSANQTVALSSLQHSVPQQSPKTQLPIAVQTAVKGAGAANLLAVNSCSLAQQNRTSLLVTSPACSKSYLISQQVSQTTAPTGETTSTAEVVEFAQDAPAPVETAPTPTEPATVTPVPGGAVQVPENLIPNPNPLQFPTKTEEVTVQGNQPISLAQALELAKRNNRDLQVAVLELERAQASLREAQAALYPNLSINTDISRSQSAVSQLQDEQSRRQGFPSNNDEPSTAFNGQAELRYDLFTSGRRRASIKEAEEQVRFSELAVESQSEDIRRNVSREYYDLQEADERVRIAQSAVENSQASLRDAEALERAGVGTRFDVLRSQVNLANAQQELTNALSRQQIFRRTLATRLSLPQTVNISAADPVQLAGLWQQSLEQSVILAYQNRPELQQQLAQRNISEQQRRQALSNLGPQVSFIANYNLLDQFDDGISLTDGYSVGVRASLNLFDGGAARARATQAKKNIAIFETRFAEQRNQIRFQVEQAFFTQQANLENVQTANTALEQARESLRLARLRFQAGVGTQTDVINAENELTRAEGNRITAILEYNRALADLQRAVTSRALL; this is encoded by the coding sequence GTGAAAGGACAACAATTATTTTATAGTTTCTTACCTGGTGTAACAGCAGCCGTATTGACAACTCAGCCAGCTGTGGCCCAGGCCATGAAGGTAAGTAGTGTACAACTAGCGTCTTCTCCTAGTGTCTTGACTGCTAACGATAGTCAAACATTGGTAGGAGACAATATCCAGCCACAATTACCTCAGACTACAGCCCAAGTTTTTCCAGACATTATTACAAATTCTGATTCGTCTGTGGTGAATTCCCAGATTTTAAGTAGTACAAGTAATCCAGTTATCTTGACAGATAATACTGGTATTGCTAAAGAACAAAAATTTCAAAAAAATGAAATTAAAGTTGTCAGTCTAGCATCCCAGCGAAATCTTGTACAAAAGCTGAAGCAGCAGCGTTTGAGCAGTAATCAAAAACCTAGTTCTGAACCAGAATTAGTCAAGACAGTAGTGCCTATGACTACTAGCAAATCCCAGTTATCTGCCAACCAAACTGTTGCTTTATCTTCTCTACAGCATTCAGTACCACAGCAAAGTCCCAAAACTCAGTTACCAATAGCTGTACAAACTGCTGTCAAAGGTGCAGGAGCAGCAAATCTATTAGCAGTAAACAGTTGCTCCTTAGCGCAGCAGAATCGGACTTCTTTGCTGGTAACTTCACCAGCCTGTAGCAAGTCCTATTTGATAAGCCAGCAGGTAAGCCAAACTACTGCCCCCACAGGCGAAACCACCTCAACCGCAGAAGTTGTGGAATTCGCACAGGATGCCCCTGCACCTGTGGAAACAGCACCAACTCCTACTGAGCCAGCAACAGTAACTCCTGTACCTGGTGGTGCTGTCCAGGTTCCAGAAAACCTCATTCCCAATCCCAACCCCCTGCAATTTCCTACCAAAACAGAGGAAGTAACAGTACAGGGAAATCAGCCGATTAGTTTGGCGCAGGCACTGGAACTAGCAAAGCGTAATAACCGGGATTTACAAGTGGCTGTGTTGGAACTAGAACGCGCTCAAGCGTCTCTGCGGGAAGCACAAGCAGCGTTGTATCCCAATCTTTCTATCAACACTGATATTAGCCGTAGCCAGTCTGCTGTTAGTCAACTCCAGGATGAACAAAGCCGCAGACAAGGTTTCCCCTCTAATAACGACGAACCTAGTACAGCCTTCAATGGTCAAGCAGAGTTGCGCTATGACCTTTTCACCTCCGGCAGACGGCGAGCTAGCATCAAGGAGGCTGAGGAACAGGTACGGTTTAGTGAGCTAGCTGTAGAAAGCCAGTCCGAAGATATCCGGCGGAATGTGTCCAGGGAATATTACGACTTACAAGAGGCAGATGAACGGGTACGAATTGCTCAATCAGCCGTGGAAAATTCCCAAGCTAGTTTACGAGATGCCGAAGCATTAGAAAGGGCTGGGGTAGGGACACGGTTCGACGTATTGCGATCGCAAGTTAATTTAGCCAATGCTCAACAAGAACTAACCAATGCTCTGTCTCGGCAGCAAATTTTCCGCCGCACCTTAGCAACGCGGTTGAGCTTGCCCCAGACAGTTAACATCAGTGCCGCAGATCCCGTACAATTAGCAGGTCTTTGGCAGCAGTCCCTAGAGCAAAGTGTCATATTAGCCTATCAAAATCGTCCCGAACTACAACAACAACTAGCGCAACGTAACATTAGCGAGCAGCAAAGACGGCAAGCATTATCCAATCTCGGCCCACAAGTCAGCTTCATCGCCAATTACAACCTGCTAGATCAGTTTGATGACGGTATCAGCCTGACAGATGGTTATTCTGTGGGAGTGAGGGCGAGTTTGAATTTGTTCGATGGTGGCGCAGCTAGAGCTAGAGCAACCCAGGCTAAGAAAAATATTGCGATCTTTGAAACCCGATTTGCCGAACAGCGCAACCAAATCCGTTTTCAAGTAGAGCAAGCCTTTTTTACACAGCAAGCTAACCTAGAAAACGTCCAAACTGCCAACACTGCCTTAGAGCAAGCTAGAGAATCACTACGCCTAGCGCGGTTGCGATTCCAAGCTGGTGTAGGTACTCAAACAGATGTGATCAACGCAGAAAATGAGTTGACTAGAGCTGAGGGTAATCGCATCACAGCGATTCTGGAGTACAACCGAGCTTTGGCTGATTTACAACGAGCTGTTACCTCTAGAGCATTGCTTTAG
- a CDS encoding helix-turn-helix domain-containing protein — MSNTNKGEKETRIYIYIEDVVSVAWNKDRGTVLKRLRGKMSRQKLADEIAARGGECSHQNLKKLEYGESESVSLKVLEAICTALGISVNNFLSTVEVTN; from the coding sequence ATGTCCAACACCAACAAGGGTGAAAAAGAAACCAGAATTTATATTTATATTGAGGACGTTGTATCTGTTGCCTGGAATAAAGATAGAGGAACAGTTCTAAAACGATTACGTGGAAAAATGTCACGCCAGAAACTGGCTGATGAAATTGCTGCCAGAGGTGGTGAATGTTCGCATCAAAACTTAAAGAAATTAGAGTATGGTGAGTCTGAAAGCGTTTCTCTAAAAGTATTGGAGGCTATTTGTACTGCATTAGGAATATCGGTAAACAATTTTTTAAGCACAGTCGAAGTGACAAATTAA
- a CDS encoding restriction endonuclease subunit S: MTALENIVNFSSGGTPSRENFNYWNGDIPWISASSMYCDLLVDSDQKITVQGLNNGSRLAKKGSILILVRGSILYNRIPMGIAGRDLSFNQDVKALKVLTNDKIEFLFFWLKSQENLLKSMVTGTGIGAGKLDLFQLQSLTTYRPTLAEQEKIASFLGAVDTRLNQLRRKRELLQTYKCGVMQKIFAQKIRFKDAIGSPFPDWEERKLGDFIIEHQERVNANTHVPIYSSSREGLKPQKEYFSDRELKNEGEYGVVPKNFFVYRHMSDDITFKFNINDTGEDIAVSKEYPVFTTKNS, from the coding sequence ATGACCGCATTAGAAAACATAGTGAATTTTAGTTCTGGAGGAACACCTTCTAGAGAAAATTTCAATTACTGGAATGGTGACATTCCTTGGATTAGTGCATCTTCTATGTATTGTGATCTACTTGTTGATTCAGATCAAAAGATAACAGTACAGGGATTAAATAATGGCTCAAGATTAGCTAAAAAAGGTTCTATTTTAATTCTTGTTCGTGGGAGCATTTTATATAATCGTATTCCTATGGGAATTGCGGGTAGAGATTTATCATTTAATCAAGATGTAAAAGCACTTAAAGTTTTAACCAATGACAAAATAGAGTTTTTATTTTTTTGGTTAAAATCCCAAGAAAATCTTTTGAAATCAATGGTTACAGGTACTGGTATTGGGGCAGGGAAACTAGATTTATTTCAATTGCAATCTTTAACCACTTATAGACCCACTTTAGCAGAACAAGAGAAGATCGCTAGTTTTTTGGGGGCGGTGGATACGCGGTTAAACCAACTCCGCCGCAAACGGGAACTGCTGCAAACATACAAATGCGGCGTAATGCAGAAAATATTTGCTCAAAAAATTCGGTTTAAAGACGCGATCGGTTCTCCGTTCCCTGATTGGGAAGAGAGGAAGTTAGGAGATTTTATAATAGAACATCAGGAACGAGTCAATGCTAATACTCATGTACCTATTTACAGTTCTTCTCGTGAAGGTCTAAAACCGCAAAAAGAATATTTTTCAGATAGGGAACTTAAAAATGAAGGTGAATACGGAGTTGTCCCCAAAAACTTTTTTGTTTATCGTCACATGAGTGATGATATTACATTTAAATTTAATATCAACGATACAGGTGAGGATATAGCCGTTAGTAAAGAGTATCCAGTATTTACCACTAAAAATAGTTGA
- a CDS encoding photosystem II S4 domain protein, translated as MLPREELLKGVENRDSIARVIDQAEQAIKTWEVVLTDFLSPPELAEIQRVFSRLTELQLVAWGGYPQAERQRVAIARSELPLDQSQVNLVLLEIAGNFLFDPATHRDFLGAMLGTGIVREKTGDIIVLGERGAQAIVVPELAEFLTMNLQQVRSVPVKTQQIDLSELKVREPKKKELTTVEASLRLDAIASAGFGMSRSKMVDLIDAGDVRVNWKEVTQASSQVKSGDLIAIRGKGRLEVGEVAVTKKERYRVQLTRYM; from the coding sequence ATGTTGCCACGAGAAGAACTGTTAAAGGGTGTTGAAAATCGAGATAGTATAGCGCGTGTAATTGACCAAGCGGAGCAAGCGATTAAAACTTGGGAAGTGGTGTTGACAGATTTTTTGTCACCCCCAGAATTGGCAGAAATTCAACGGGTGTTTAGTCGCTTAACAGAGCTACAATTGGTGGCTTGGGGTGGGTATCCGCAAGCTGAACGCCAAAGAGTAGCGATCGCACGCTCTGAGTTACCCTTAGATCAATCTCAAGTTAATCTTGTACTGCTAGAAATAGCTGGTAATTTTTTATTCGATCCGGCTACCCACCGCGACTTTTTAGGCGCAATGTTGGGAACGGGAATTGTCAGAGAAAAAACTGGGGACATTATTGTTTTAGGTGAACGGGGAGCGCAAGCAATTGTCGTCCCGGAGTTAGCCGAATTTTTGACAATGAATCTCCAGCAGGTGCGATCTGTTCCTGTCAAAACCCAACAGATTGATTTGAGCGAGTTAAAAGTTCGGGAACCCAAGAAAAAAGAATTAACAACTGTGGAAGCTTCTTTACGCTTAGATGCGATCGCTTCTGCTGGATTTGGGATGTCTCGCAGTAAAATGGTTGACTTAATTGATGCTGGCGATGTGCGTGTGAACTGGAAGGAAGTCACTCAAGCTAGTTCGCAAGTTAAATCAGGTGACTTAATCGCCATTCGCGGTAAAGGACGTTTAGAAGTGGGGGAAGTGGCCGTCACTAAAAAAGAACGTTACCGGGTGCAATTAACTAGATATATGTAA
- a CDS encoding SDR family NAD(P)-dependent oxidoreductase yields MSTALITGASGGIGKAFAQELAARQTNLVLVARSEAKLHQLAQELREQYQIRVDVIVTDLTEPDATAAVFEITKTKGLTIDLLINNAGFGDYGDFAKSDRERQVKMVQLNVLALVDLTHRFLPLMRQRGSGSIINVASITAFQPIPYLSVYAASKAFIVSFSEALWAENRQYGVRVLVTCPGPTETDFFTEANFPPALAETTNKVMTTEEVVRHSLKALERGEPTLIVSDLSTQLRSVVARLVPRKTLLSMLAKHFQA; encoded by the coding sequence ATGTCAACAGCTTTAATTACCGGTGCATCAGGTGGTATAGGTAAAGCCTTTGCTCAAGAATTAGCTGCACGTCAAACTAACCTAGTTCTCGTTGCTCGTTCAGAAGCAAAGCTACACCAGCTTGCTCAAGAACTACGAGAGCAATATCAAATTCGAGTAGATGTAATAGTTACAGACCTTACAGAACCAGATGCGACTGCGGCTGTATTTGAAATCACAAAGACCAAGGGATTAACGATTGATTTATTGATTAACAATGCAGGTTTTGGCGACTATGGGGACTTTGCCAAAAGCGATCGCGAACGGCAAGTTAAGATGGTGCAGTTAAATGTTTTGGCATTAGTAGATTTAACCCATAGATTTTTGCCTCTCATGCGTCAGCGTGGTTCGGGAAGTATTATTAACGTTGCTTCCATCACTGCATTTCAACCGATACCTTACCTTTCTGTTTATGCAGCCAGCAAGGCTTTTATTGTCAGTTTCAGCGAGGCATTATGGGCAGAAAATCGTCAATATGGTGTACGCGTTTTAGTAACTTGTCCAGGGCCAACAGAAACAGACTTTTTTACAGAAGCTAATTTTCCCCCAGCTTTAGCGGAAACCACAAATAAAGTCATGACTACTGAAGAAGTTGTCCGTCATTCCCTCAAAGCTTTAGAGAGGGGAGAACCAACTCTGATTGTTAGTGATCTGAGTACCCAACTCAGAAGTGTAGTAGCGCGACTGGTTCCCCGCAAAACTTTGTTAAGTATGTTGGCTAAACATTTTCAAGCTTAA